A genomic region of Pseudoxanthomonas suwonensis contains the following coding sequences:
- a CDS encoding formylglycine-generating enzyme family protein has protein sequence MERNLPPLSLPAIALLLALAPALAGAGGHEDGQENGAAAWQAVPGGEFRSAVRFEEAAGTVPVASYALMARPVSNAQFAAFLQRQPQWRRDRVPAVFASPGYIGHWAAADAPGAGLDPDAPVVHVNWYAADAYCREQQARLPSFIEWEYAAAADATRRDARHDRQWRMRQVDDGTPRAPDARPDAVANVHGIHGLHGAHWEWIEDFSSLLGDGDRRGQDDGQALRYCGATALAFNDPADYGVVKRFVLLSALQPGATLGNLGFRCARSQP, from the coding sequence GCGCCGGCGGCCACGAGGACGGCCAGGAAAACGGCGCGGCCGCCTGGCAGGCGGTCCCCGGCGGGGAGTTCCGTTCCGCGGTGCGTTTCGAGGAGGCCGCTGGCACCGTGCCGGTGGCCTCCTACGCATTGATGGCCCGGCCGGTGAGCAACGCGCAGTTCGCCGCGTTCCTGCAGCGCCAGCCGCAGTGGCGGCGCGACCGGGTGCCGGCGGTGTTCGCCAGCCCGGGCTACATCGGCCACTGGGCGGCGGCCGATGCGCCGGGCGCGGGCCTGGATCCGGATGCGCCGGTGGTGCATGTGAACTGGTACGCCGCCGACGCCTATTGCCGCGAGCAGCAGGCGCGCCTGCCGAGCTTCATCGAATGGGAATACGCGGCCGCCGCCGACGCCACCCGCCGCGACGCGCGGCACGACCGGCAATGGCGCATGCGCCAGGTCGACGACGGCACTCCGCGCGCGCCCGACGCGCGTCCCGACGCCGTCGCGAACGTCCATGGCATCCACGGCCTGCACGGCGCCCACTGGGAATGGATCGAGGACTTCTCCTCGCTGCTGGGCGACGGCGACCGCCGCGGCCAGGACGACGGCCAGGCCCTGCGCTACTGCGGCGCCACCGCGCTGGCCTTCAACGATCCCGCCGACTACGGCGTGGTCAAGCGCTTCGTCCTGCTGTCGGCGCTGCAGCCCGGGGCCACCCTGGGCAACCTCGGTTTCCGCTGCGCAAGGAGCCAGCCATGA